The Naumovozyma dairenensis CBS 421 chromosome 8, complete genome genomic sequence TATGGGTTATTATCCATTTAAATACTATATGTACAGATAAGAAGACATTTGAGACATATTATACTAAAAAGCTGTCATGAAAACACTTAATATGGCACTACTAATAGGCTCTCATGGAATACTCgaaaaaatggattggGTTAGGATAGACTTTTGGTCAGGATTGAAGATTTTCACTGGGGATTAAAAAGAGGTAGGGTAGGCCCGAAACCCCTAAGGGTAGACCAAAAATCCTATCCGTCCCAGGCCTGATCTGGCCAGCCATATACTTGTTAGGTTGGTTTAGATGACCTGAATCTGAGATCTAAGGATGACATAATAGTTGCTATATACCAGTTGTAATTTGATTAAGTATAAGGAGAATGATCATTAGAGTGTAGTACGTATATGCGTCACACTGAACTTCACGTAACTTTTAAGGAACTAGTACCACCAAAGTTACTTCACCTAAAACGGAAGGACATACGCGTAAGCATTTCGTATCCGTCGCCATTCTTGCGGATAGGTGCCACACAGATCTAAAAAACATACATCATCCGTAATACTATCCACGGGTAGGATTACCGTAGTAGTAGTATACACTATCAATATATATGGTCTACGTACTATTTATTATGGTTAGTTAGTTTAGATTgaatatctatatatatatatatcatgtTTATATTGGATATACAACCACCATGGCAATGGTTTATTACATCCAGTTCATGCTGTGTTGTTGTTATCATCTTCCAGAACTAACCTCCCTCCTGCCCCTCCCCACTTCCGTTCTTCCCAGCCACCCTTGTCTTGTCTCGTCTTCTCCCCTTCTTGCTTGCCTTGCTCGTCGTCCAAACAACGACGAAGACAGACTTTTGAGATCAAATTTTGGGAAAACTGCAAGAGGGAAACCAAACAACGAAAACAGCAaagacaagacaagacaaaaaaaagaggaagaagacTGCTGAGACAGAGAACAACGAGACAAACGAACATGTGCGAAAAAACTTTTCCTTCACAAAAACACACCTTCCTTAtatacaatacaataataCAACAACTCTTATCTAACTCTTGTTCctattttcatcttcttgatCATCCTAAGACACTAactactactattactattactactaCATACAAACCACTGTACTATACCGTGATAGGTACcatcattcaaaaattgtatTCCTATACAATATATACTACTCACTATACAAAGGTTGTTCTTCCTTAATTGATTCTACTTCGTCCCAATTACAGTaactgaagaagatgtcATTGGCAAACTTACtcaataaagaagatgaagatcCAATACTTCGtacaacagcaacaacaaccacTACTGCTACTCCTCACATGAATAATGCAACAAAAGATGAAAGAAAGAGGATTTTCCtagaagaattaaataataacttcAATATTCTCAATCAAAGAGATAAACTAGAAACCATATATCAAAATTGGAAGTTCTTAAATTTAcaagaatttgaattaattaacGAATGGAATAATCAAAGCAAAGATTGGTTCCCTTCCCCTTTTTCTTCCACATCTCCTGAtgatcttcatcaaattaaTGGTGTAGAACATAAGGTTCCCATCAAGAGGAAGAATAAATCTGTATATGATGAGATCGAACTCATTAGAAATGAAGTGGAAAACTATAAACTTTATaaagaatcaaataattatttgaaatcagGTATTGCTTCTACTACTGCCGCCACCACCACCACTGCTGCTGCTAAGAAGAAGTcgaaattgaaatcttcTAAGAGGCAACAAAAAAGTCAAAAGCAAAAAAGTTTGATTAAGAAAGatacaaagaagaaatcaaaaatcAAGACTGAATTACAAACTCCTTCCACGTCAACTTCAAATTCCTCTCCTAATGATATTGTCTCTGAACAAGACGGAGAAGacgaagaaaatgaaaatgattaCATATCAGACGTATtcgaagatgatgatgaagacatcaaaataattgatgatgaaaatgatgaagatttccagccagaaaatgaatccaaaaaatcatcaaaaaaATCTAAAAATACCAAGAAATCCTTAgttaaaaaatcaaatgaaCCTGTAACTTTACAAAGTGATAAAGATTTAATCGTTCgtgatttgaaaaaaatggtaaagaaaaataaattgttaAAGATTAAAAAGAGGAAATTTACAAGCTGTCTTGTAGTTGACTATGTCCCTCCAACTCCACCTATCGATGATGAATCAGATTCAGAAACAGAATTTAATGATGCAGAGACTCCATCGCCACCACAATTGATCATGAAATTGactttgaaacaattcCATATGAGAAAgctaaagaaaatattcaatgaaaGGAAGAAGgcaaaagaaaaggaaatagCTGAAAAATTAGCAATTGAAAAGgccaaaaaaattagaaattgCCAacaatttaaagaaaaaattaaaaccAAAATCAAACCATCAAAATCATCCAAAACATCAAAATCAActaaattaaatgaaactGAAGAAACATCAGATAATGACGACATCCAACAGGATCATAAGAAACGGAAATTGAATGACCAAGAATCATCTAtggcaacaacaacaacgaTTTCTCCATCTGAACTTTCAAACacattattgaataaagaaTCATCAGCTACAATTCATGATTTACCAACTTACGGTATGAAAATGAGCGCTAAAGAAGCAAGAGCAATAAAGCGTCATTATGATAATACATACATTACCATATGGAAAGATTTAGCTCGTAAGGATTCTGCCAAAATGTTAAgattaattcaacaaattcaatccataaaatcaatgaattttaaaaaaactTCATCACTAGTTGCAAGAGAATCGAAAAAATGGCAAATTagaaatttcaaacaagttaaagatttacaaaCTAGGGCAAGAAGAGGTATTAGAGAAATGTCaaattattggaaaaaaaatgaacgtgaagaaagagatttaaagaaaaaggcTGAAAAAATTGCACAAGAAAATGCTAAGaaggaggaagaagaaaaggaaactaTAAGACAAtctaaaaaattgaatttcttattaACTCAAACAGAATTATATTCTCATTTCATTGGAAGAAAGATTAAAACTACAGAATTGGAAGGTAATATGACAGATGATCAACATGCAGCTGCCATGACAGCTACGGCAACCACCACTACATCGAACCATATCGATTTGGAAAAAACTGAAGCCATGAAGAATGATTTccattcaattgatttcgATAACGAAGATGACGAACAATTAAGATTAAAAGCTGCTCAAAATGCATCAAACGTTCTTGCCCAAACTAGAGCAAAAGCAAAGgcatttgatgatgaacatAACAATTTAGCTGCTGCCACAGCTGCTACCACCGCAAGAAGAACTCCAACTCCAAtggaagataataatgaaggtGAATTCAATTTCCAAAATCCAACTTCTCTTGGTGAAATCTCAATTGAACAACCGAAAATGTTAGCTTGTACTTTAAAGGAATACCAATTGAAAGGTTTAAATTGGTTAGCAAGTCTATATGATCAAGGGATTAATGGGATCCTAGCGGATGAAATGGGGTTAGGTAAAACTGTTCAATCTATCTCTGTATTGGCTCATCTTGCTGAAAAACATAACATTTGGGGACCATATTTGGTGGTAACACCTGCATCTACTTTACATAATTGGGTTAATGAAATTACTAAATTCGTCCCAGGTTTCAAAATATTGCCCTATTGGGGGAATGCAAACGATCGTAAAGTCCTTAGAAAGTTTTGGGATAGGAAAAATTTAAGATACACAAAGGATTCTCCATTCCATGTTATGATTACATCCTATCAAATGGTTGTCTCTGATGTCActtatttacaaaaaatgaaatggCAATATATGATTCTAGATGAAGCTCAAGCAATTAaatcctcatcatcatcacgTTGGAAAAATTTGTTAAGTTTCCATTGTAGAAATAGACTATTATTAACAGGTACACctattcaaaataatatgcAAGAATTATGGGCTTTGTTACATTTCATTATGCCTTCACTTTTCGATTCTCATGACGAATTTAGTGAATGGTTTGCTAAGGATATTGAATCACATGCAGAATCAAATACTAAATTaaaccaacaacaattacGCCGTTTACATATGATCTTGAAACCTTTCATGTTAAGGCGtgtgaagaaaaatgttcAATCTGAATTGGgtgataaaattgaaattgatctCATGTGTGATTTGACTCAAAGACAAGCTAAattgtataatattttgaaatctcAAATCTCATCAAATTATGATGCCATTGAAAATGCAGCATCATCCCCTTCTTCTTCGGCGTCCCCAGATGAATCATTATCTGATCAAAATTTAGCTAACGCTGTCATGCAATTTAGGAAAGTTTGTAATCATCCAGATTTATTCGAAAGAGCTGATGTTGATTCGCCATTTGGATTCGTTGATTTTGGGAAAACTTCTTCGATTATGAGatcagataataataataatggtgaCTTTGgtgaagaaatattttattcttctAAAAACCCAATCACTTATAATTTACCATCATTGgtatataaagaaataatccaaccaaattataaaaataatatcgaTATCATGgctaaattattaaactATAATTTCACTATTTTCAACCCAAAGAACAATCTCACATTATGTCGATATTTATCAAGAATAACTTCATTATCTCCAAATGaactttccaaaatttcaCATAAATCTTTGTTAGAAAGGGCCATCTCTTTGGACTCGGAAATTGATGGATcaaatttcattgaaaaactATCAATCCTTTTCCCCAAcagtgatgatgatgaaaatgatggCATCAAATTAAAAGACAACTTTGAGAAAAACttaaaaattgttgataaaACGAGAAACCTACGAAACCTGTCAAGAACTTGCACTGATGGAGTTTTACAATCGCTTTTAAATATCAAAGAACATGTATATCAAGAAAACTACTTCAATTCATTACATCGTAGTTATCGTCCTAACGCATCATCTGTTCCCATTTCGATTGAAGTCAATGGTTCAAACCATTTTTCTAATCAAATGGAACGAGAATTATTCAATCCTACTATCGCACAAGCACTTTCTGAAATACCACCAATAACACAATATAGAATGCATGTTAAGAAACATATACCGATAGAATCATTCCCCAGCTCAGATTTCTACCCGCAGTCGTtaaacaaatttttcacGTCAACAATCTCTATGCCATCTATGGATAGGTTCATTACAGAATCTgccaaattgaaaaaattagatgaattgCTAGTccaattgaagaaagaagatcATCGTGTGTTAATATATTTCCAAATGACCAAGATGATGGACCTAATGGAGGAATATTTGACTTATAGGCAATACAGCCATATTAGATTAGATGGTTCATCTAAATTAGAAGACCGTAGAGATTTGGTTCATGATTGGCAAACAAAACCAGagatttttgttttcttattaaGTACAAGAGCTGGTGGGTTAGGTATCAATTTAACTGCTGCTGATACCGTTATATTTTATGATTCTGATTGGAACCCGACAATTGATTCACAAGCCATGGATAGAGCTCATAGATTGGGTCAAACTAGACAAGTTACTGTCTATAGATTGTTAGTTCGTGGCACTATTGAAGAAAGGATGAGAGATAGAGCTaaacaaaaagaacaaGTTCAACAGGTTGTTATGGAAGGTAAAActcaagataataatgtgAAGACTATCGAAGCCTcgaaattttgatattgcGAAATCTCTAATGttttaatgaaagaaaaaatagaaatgaAACCACTAAGTTAACCAAGAAAgatgtatatataatatatactCTTACATAATTGTATTACCATTCATACTCttatttataatattttttatggACTCTTTGTTATATTAACCCAATGctcttttgtttttattcattacagtataaaaatattcaagTATAAATCCGTTATTCAGAACACACACGTTTTTAGCATCGAGAGGTATTTCTTATGATATTTACAAActttttcatattcttctctTGAGACAGCTCCCTCTTTGAAAGCCCTTTCACGAGAGACTTTCATTTCATGTATCAAAATTGCAAAGGAgtcatttttcaaagttgcaatatcattaaaCTCATTGACTGCATGTTCAATTGTTATAATTTGTAAATCTTCTTCAGGATCGTGTGTACTTGTATCATTCTCACCAAACAACATATcgaaatcatcatcttgtgTAGTTTCAGCCTTGGGTATAATCGTCTCCTTCTTAGCAACagtttctttcttcaaaggTCTGCCATCTACTTGTTGATTTTCTTCAGCCATTAATTGACTTAGTCGTACAGCCTCTATTTGTGTCTCTACATCGTGTAATACTAAGAAATAGAAACAATAATCTAAAACGTGCTCTGATTCCTTTGTTGACATCTTATTTCTTGCTACCGGGACTCCATACGTTTTTGATTTATAAATTAATGTTTGTAACACATCTgtaaagaatttttcagGTGATATGAGATTAATTAATTCAGATAGATAATCCAAATTATAATAAGTGCTGCTATGAAGATTccaaaatgaatttatttgatttgtcatgattttattaattggATTTTCATCCAATATTAACAGTTTCCCATAGCCTAATGGTTTTTGTTGAGAATACATATTTTCTGAACTAACGATTCTGGGATCAGTATTATAAATTGGTGATATATTAAGAACTGATACCAATTTCCTGATCAATGACTCTAAGGCGGGATAACCACCATTTGCAGAAGAATAAACATTATAATTGGATTGCGTTTGAACACGGAATTTACGTAACACTTTCAATAGGGGGACTGCATTTAATCTTAATACTGCATTATGGAATGATCTGGAATCTTCGTTTAAAGTTCCTGGATTAAAAATCGAGTTCAATAGtacaaatatattttgtattAGCTCGTCAGAGTATGTACCAGTTTTCAAAACTGCGAGATATTGTTCTAACCAATAAACTGTTTTAATCAAACCTATCATCATGAATGGttgtaaaaaatattcaaatccTCCTAAAATGTTTGAGTTATCGTTAATGGCCCCCAATTCAATGGCAAGTAGAACTTGTTTTAATATAAAGGGTAGAAGGGTTGCTAATTGTCTTGGTTCTGTTGTCTGTGACAAATTATCTGATATGGAACCATTGACAAATAAATCATACATCCAACGTTGAACTAGTTTATAAGATTGTGTTAATAATTCTGGGGAGAGCGATTTTGAATCGTCTAATATGTAAGCGTCTGGTAAAGTTGATAATTTAGATAAGAAATTTATTGAGAAAGAATTTACCGTTGACAAGGATGGTGAAGTAAGAGCAAC encodes the following:
- the INO80 gene encoding chromatin-remodeling ATPase INO80 (similar to Saccharomyces cerevisiae INO80 (YGL150C); ancestral locus Anc_2.317); this translates as MSLANLLNKEDEDPILRTTATTTTTATPHMNNATKDERKRIFLEELNNNFNILNQRDKLETIYQNWKFLNLQEFELINEWNNQSKDWFPSPFSSTSPDDLHQINGVEHKVPIKRKNKSVYDEIELIRNEVENYKLYKESNNYLKSGIASTTAATTTTAAAKKKSKLKSSKRQQKSQKQKSLIKKDTKKKSKIKTELQTPSTSTSNSSPNDIVSEQDGEDEENENDYISDVFEDDDEDIKIIDDENDEDFQPENESKKSSKKSKNTKKSLVKKSNEPVTLQSDKDLIVRDLKKMVKKNKLLKIKKRKFTSCLVVDYVPPTPPIDDESDSETEFNDAETPSPPQLIMKLTLKQFHMRKLKKIFNERKKAKEKEIAEKLAIEKAKKIRNCQQFKEKIKTKIKPSKSSKTSKSTKLNETEETSDNDDIQQDHKKRKLNDQESSMATTTTISPSELSNTLLNKESSATIHDLPTYGMKMSAKEARAIKRHYDNTYITIWKDLARKDSAKMLRLIQQIQSIKSMNFKKTSSLVARESKKWQIRNFKQVKDLQTRARRGIREMSNYWKKNEREERDLKKKAEKIAQENAKKEEEEKETIRQSKKLNFLLTQTELYSHFIGRKIKTTELEGNMTDDQHAAAMTATATTTTSNHIDLEKTEAMKNDFHSIDFDNEDDEQLRLKAAQNASNVLAQTRAKAKAFDDEHNNLAAATAATTARRTPTPMEDNNEGEFNFQNPTSLGEISIEQPKMLACTLKEYQLKGLNWLASLYDQGINGILADEMGLGKTVQSISVLAHLAEKHNIWGPYLVVTPASTLHNWVNEITKFVPGFKILPYWGNANDRKVLRKFWDRKNLRYTKDSPFHVMITSYQMVVSDVTYLQKMKWQYMILDEAQAIKSSSSSRWKNLLSFHCRNRLLLTGTPIQNNMQELWALLHFIMPSLFDSHDEFSEWFAKDIESHAESNTKLNQQQLRRLHMILKPFMLRRVKKNVQSELGDKIEIDLMCDLTQRQAKLYNILKSQISSNYDAIENAASSPSSSASPDESLSDQNLANAVMQFRKVCNHPDLFERADVDSPFGFVDFGKTSSIMRSDNNNNGDFGEEIFYSSKNPITYNLPSLVYKEIIQPNYKNNIDIMAKLLNYNFTIFNPKNNLTLCRYLSRITSLSPNELSKISHKSLLERAISLDSEIDGSNFIEKLSILFPNSDDDENDGIKLKDNFEKNLKIVDKTRNLRNLSRTCTDGVLQSLLNIKEHVYQENYFNSLHRSYRPNASSVPISIEVNGSNHFSNQMERELFNPTIAQALSEIPPITQYRMHVKKHIPIESFPSSDFYPQSLNKFFTSTISMPSMDRFITESAKLKKLDELLVQLKKEDHRVLIYFQMTKMMDLMEEYLTYRQYSHIRLDGSSKLEDRRDLVHDWQTKPEIFVFLLSTRAGGLGINLTAADTVIFYDSDWNPTIDSQAMDRAHRLGQTRQVTVYRLLVRGTIEERMRDRAKQKEQVQQVVMEGKTQDNNVKTIEASKF